In Musa acuminata AAA Group cultivar baxijiao chromosome BXJ3-11, Cavendish_Baxijiao_AAA, whole genome shotgun sequence, one DNA window encodes the following:
- the LOC103971369 gene encoding pentatricopeptide repeat-containing protein DOT4, chloroplastic-like → MRWRTPILSASSVRSLLREVAATKSLPQIAQLHQHLTAAGLTGDPFLSTKLLELYADAGDLPSALSLFAVLPSPSVFAWTPILALLSRSGHHPRCLAAYRSMRFAAIAPDGYVFPPVLRSAAGHHHPTATASLHADAVKFAAATALPVANALINAYSKSGDLAAARHAFDFEDGSDLLSWNSIIAAYAIAGCIEPALGLLDSMRSDGYDPDVVTWNTIMDGYCRAGRCSEAREILDALPQPNAVSWTTVISGYSRSGNHEAALEIFSRMMHAGTVPPDPDTLSCVASSLRHVEALGAALSVHAYGLKTTAVDAFYRVAGAALVALYASRGRISTAKVVFDMMSPADVVTWNAVILGFGRAGLTRVALEYFSAMLSRGIRSNCTTIATVLPLCDMKLGKEVHAHVIRQSDAYASSTVQNTLIDMYSRAGCVDRAHQVFAKIEVDDVVTWNTMIGAYGAHGLGTQALQLAHRMVRRGLKPDAVTLTSTLVACARCGLVGEGLEFLETVVRDLGLVPSKEQYACVVDLLARAGRFEEAAGLAGTMPTRGGAEAWGALLSACRTHQNVEVGRLAFEQLLRLEPGNPGNYVTMSNIYVRAARWEDAKKVRLMMQRKELSKPSGHSWIAAGSRTR, encoded by the coding sequence ATGAGATGGCGAACCCCGATCTTGTCGGCCTCCTCCGTCCGGTCGCTTCTCCGAGAAGTCGCCGCCACCAAATCCCTCCCCCAGATCGCCCAGCTCCACCAACACCTCACCGCCGCCGGCCTCACCGGGGACCCCTTCCTCTCCACCAAGCTCCTCGAGCTCTACGCCGACGCCGGCGATCTCCCCTCCGCTCTCAGCCTCTTCGCGGTTCTCCCCTCCCCCTCCGTCTTCGCCTGGACCCCCATCCTCGCCCTCCTCTCCCGCTCCGGCCACCACCCCCGCTGCCTCGCCGCCTACCGCTCCATGCGCTTCGCCGCCATCGCCCCCGACGGTTACGTCTTCCCCCCCGTCCTCCGCTCCGCCGCCGGCCACCACCACCCCACCGCCACCGCCTCCCTCCACGCCGACGCCGTCAAGTTCGCCGCGGCCACCGCCCTCCCCGTCGCCAACGCCCTCATCAATGCCTACTCCAAGTCGGGCGATTTAGCCGCTGCTCGCCACGCCTTCGACTTCGAGGACGGCAGCGATCTCCTGTCGTGGAACTCCATCATCGCCGCCTACGCCATAGCGGGGTGCATCGAACCCGCGCTGGGCCTGCTCGACTCCATGAGATCGGACGGCTACGACCCGGATGTGGTAACGTGGAACACCATAATGGACGGCTACTGCCGCGCCGGTCGCTGCTCGGAGGCTCGTGAAATCTTAGATGCGCTGCCGCAACCCAACGCGGTCTCGTGGACCACCGTAATCTCCGGGTACTCTCGCAGCGGGAATCACGAGGCAGCCCTGGAGATCTTCAGCCGCATGATGCACGCGGGGACTGTTCCACCGGACCCCGATACCTTATCCTGCGTGGCCTCCTCCCTCCGTCACGTGGAGGCGCTTGGGGCGGCCCTCTCGGTCCATGCTTACGGGCTCAAGACGACCGCGGTCGACGCGTTCTACAGAGTCGCTGGAGCAGCGCTGGTCGCGTTGTACGCCAGCCGCGGTCGAATCTCGACCGCCAAAGTGGTGTTCGACATGATGAGCCCGGCGGACGTGGTGACGTGGAACGCCGTGATCCTCGGTTTCGGCCGCGCGGGTTTGACGCGTGTGGCGCTGGAGTACTTTAGTGCGATGCTGTCGCGGGGCATCAGAAGCAACTGCACCACCATCGCCACGGTCCTCCCGCTGTGCGACATGAAGCTGGGTAAGGAAGTGCATGCACACGTGATCAGGCAAAGCGATGCGTACGCCAGCAGCACAGTGCAGAACACGCTGATAGATATGTATTCAAGAGCAGGGTGCGTCGATCGCGCACATCAGGTGTTCGCGAAGATCGAGGTGGACGATGTGGTCACTTGGAACACGATGATCGGCGCCTACGGGGCGCACGGACTGGGGACGCAGGCGCTGCAGCTCGCGCACCGGATGGTGAGGCGCGGGCTGAAACCCGACGCTGTCACACTCACCAGCACACTGGTGGCGTGTGCTCGCTGCGGCCTGGTGGGCGAGGGGCTCGAGTTTTTGGAGACGGTGGTGCGAGATCTCGGGCTCGTGCCGAGCAAGGAGCAGTATGCTTGCGTCGTGGATTTGCTCGCGCGGGCCGGGAGGTTCGAGGAAGCTGCCGGATTGGCGGGAACGATGCCGACGAGGGGGGGGGCGGAAGCGTGGGGGGCGCTGCTGTCGGCGTGCCGGACGCATCAGAATGTGGAGGTCGGCCGGTTGGCCTTCGAACAGCTGCTTCGGTTGGAGCCTGGGAATCCGGGAAACTACGTGACGATGTCCAACATATATGTGAGAGCAGCAAGGTGGGAAGATGCCAAGAAGGTGAGGTTGATGATGCAGAGGAAAGAGTTGTCGAAGCCATCTGGCCATAGTTGGATCGCAGCAGGATCAAGAACAAGAtga
- the LOC103971350 gene encoding uncharacterized protein LOC103971350 — MPNSSSVYQEMVKVLVTGATGYLGGRLCHRLLEEGHVVRAFVRRSGDLSSLPSSHPTLELAYGDVTDLPSLIDALHGCDVLFHTAALVEPWILDPSRFFAVNVGGLRNVLQAFQAMKTLRKIIYTSSFFALGPTDGYVTDEKQMHQGKMFCTEYEKSKAVADGIALQAAADGTPIVLLYPGVIYGSGKLTSGNFIAKILIERFNWRLPGYIGDGNDRLPFCHVEDVVSGHIAAMHKGQPGERYLLTGDNASLVQVLDIVAAITKTRRPLLHIPLGIIEIYGWISVFFSHITGKLPLISYPAVRVLRHQWAYSCDKAKAELGYNPRSLHEGLSEILLWLKELGMIRY, encoded by the exons ATGCCCAACTCTTCCTCCGTCTATCAGGAAATGGTGAAAGTGTTGGTGACGGGAGCGACCGGCTACCTCGGCGGCCGCCTCTGCCACCGGCTCCTGGAGGAGGGCCACGTCGTACGGGCCTTCGTGCGGCGGAGCGGCGACCTCAGCTCCCTCCCTTCCTCCCACCCCACTCTCGAGCTTGCCTATGGCGACGTCACCGACCTCCCCTCCCTTATCGACGCCCTCCACGGCTGCGACGTCCTCTTCCACACCGCCGCCCTCGTTGAACCCTGGATTCTCGATCCTTCCAGATTCTTTGCT GTGAATGTAGGAGGCTTGAGGAATGTGTTGCAAGCTTTCCAAGCAATGAAAACGCTGCGGAAGATAATTTATACGTCATCATTTTTTGCTCTTGGACCAACAGATGGCTATGTGACAGACGAGAAACAG ATgcatcagggaaagatgttttgcACGGAGTATGAAAAATCCAAGGCTGTTGCTGATGGAATTGCATTGCAAGCTGCAGCTGATGGGACACCAATTGTTCTTCTCTATCCAGGAGTCATCTATGGTTCAGGGAAACTGACATCTGGAAATTTTATTGCAAAAATA CTGATCGAACGATTCAATTGGAGATTACCTGGTTATATAGGAGACGGGAATGATAGGCTGCCATTTTGTCACGTTGAAGATGTGGTAAGTGGCCATATTGCAGCTATGCACAAGGGCCAACCGGGTGAACGGTACTTGCTAACTGGAGATAACGCTTCACTCGTTCAAGTTTTAGACATTGTCGCGGCCATCACCAAAACAAGGAGACCATTGTTACATATCCCTCTGGGAATAATAGAAATCTATGGCTGGATATCGGTTTTCTTTTCTCACATCACAGGAAAGCTTCCACTTATCAGCTACCCG GCTGTGAGGGTGTTGAGACATCAATGGGCATACTCCTGTGATAAGGCCAAAGCAGAACTGGGTTATAACCCTAGAAGCTTGCACGAAGGCCTTTCTGAGATCCTTCTTTGGCTCAAGGAATTGGGGATGATTCGGTACTAA